The genomic window GAAAGGTTGGTACATGGACAACTTATGGAGCATCTAATTAGAAATAATAAACTGGCAGCACATCAGAGCGGAAATAGAAAGCTTCACTCGACAGAAACAGCTCTGTTGTACGTTACAGATCAGTTGCTCCAGGCTATGGATAACAAGAAAGTTTCCATCATGGTCTTATTAGACATGTCTAAAGCATTTGATAGTATTCGACACGACATCTTGTTATCCAAGCTACAAAATCTCGATTTTTCCCAGGGTGCGTTGAATTGGTTTCAGAGTTACCTTTCTAACCGACAACAGTGCGTTCGAATAGGTGACGCAGATTCTAAAGTACTCCCACTTGAGTTCGGAGTTCCGCAAGGCTCTATTTTAGGTCCGGTTTTGTTTACAATCTATGTTAACGACCTCCTTTCTGTTCCTAAACGTTGTCTATCTGCCTCCTATGTTGATGACTGTAAATTGTACTTGTCCTTTTCACCTGCCGAATTACCCACGTCCATCCTCGCCTTAAACGAAGATCTTACGAGAATATCTCAATGGTGCTgtaaaaactctcttttgattaatccGGACAAAACTAAGGTTCTAGCTGTTGGattaccacaacttttaaagaaactgtcatCATTCAGTATAACActttttgacaaggaaataacaCCTGTGCCTGTCGTTAAGGACTTGGGTGTTCTTCTCGACACACACCTCAGTTATAACCAACATATCACTGAGATTGCctctaaatgcctttttaaattgTACCAAATTAACAGAATCAAACACCTCTTGGATAGAAAAACACTTCTGTTAGTAAtaaattcttttgtctttagtaAACTCCAATATTGTTCAACTGTCTGGAGTAATACCAGCAGCAGCAATATtgacaagttacaaaaagtCCAAAACTTTGCCGGGCGAATTATTCTGGGACTAAGAAAGTATGACCATATTTCGGATGGGTTGCGATCGTTGAAATGGCTTCCTATTAGAGAGAAACTCATTCTAAATGACGCTACTATGATGCACAAATGTATTAACAAGCTTGTTCCAGACTATCTTGCTGATATGTTTAAATCACGTTCTCAAGTCCATAATAGACAAACTCGATCATCTGGTGCTTTGGATATACCTTTATGTCGCCTGTCAACAGGGCAGCGGTCCTTTGCTTTCAGAGGAGCCAAACTCTGGAACTCCTTGAACGATAACATTAAGTCTTTAAAATGCCCCAGGAATTTAGACGTCATCTTGCAAACGTTTTATTAAgttgatatattatattattgatatatattttgtaattataatattattgtatttacattctcaattaatttatatatttgtatttttttttttttttttctattgagcTGAAAAGCCCACTTAGGGAGaatcaataaagtatatgtatatgtatgtatgtaaaccCCTATCGGTAAGGAATCTGTAATAAACAGTCAACCAGTATTTAGCGGTCACCTCGCCATTCTCCGTGGATGACCGCCTAATACAAGTTCGACTCACACATGATTGGCTCTTTCCTCACTGGGAACTCGATTAATATTCCATAAATATTTCTGATGTTATCGGTTTTCTTAGATTGACAGCGACACTTTAGCTGACGAGTTAAAAAACGATTTCAATAATTATACACGGGACTAATTTCGCAGCTGGTGCATCTGATCTTCTCGAGGTTGTCGACAATGCTTGGCGCGGACAGTATGTTCCacccaaactttttttttcttacctgatTTTCCATAGTAATACTGGATTCAAGAACTGTGTTCAAAATCAGAAGTAAATTGTGCTGGTAGAGGTAAACCTAATATTTATGTTGAGTGAAGAACTCATGAACATAATGTCTTTCCCTCCAACTAGATCTCCTTGGAAGGGGAAATTGTGGTAAATGTGAGGTATATCTTACTAGATATCACAAGTTCTGGCAGTGTAAATCAAACCACATGACCTGTTTTAACTGTTTTGCGGACCAAATGTACGATTGCGATAGTACGGAATGCAGTTGCTGCTCAGAGAGTTTACAGCCAGTCAGGCCTCAAAATGAAGGAGACGAACACGTCTTTATTCATGTTGATGATTCAAACATGTGGATCGAAGCAAAGAAGCGTGCTGCCTTGAAGTTAAAGCTAAAATGCGTGGAAGATCCTCGACTCCGTTTAGACATTGGAGAAGTAACAGACGTCGTTGCAAATGGGAGAAATGTTGCTTGGGGAACTTTGTATGGATCGGAACCTCCGCCAATAGACTCTGTCTGGCAGAAAATAAGGGAGCGTGGGTGGAAGGTGATCACCACTGAGAGAAGCACCATCACAAATAGGGAAAAGCAAGTGGATCATCAGATGGCGGCGGATATCACAGCGCTGGTCTCTGATAGGAGTGTCACCAAGGGGAAGATAGTAATTGTGAGTGGAGATGCTGACATGATACCAGCAATTAACGAGagcataaaaatgaaatggtcCACTGTAATTTGGATGTGGGAAGGTTGTATTTCAAACGCACTCAAAAAACTGGCGGAGGAGAAGCCTGGATTTGTCCACATAAATACACTTGACTCGAGCCTTGAAGAAGTCACGTTTAccaatttaaaattcaaagaaaaagacattCCGAAGTCGCGGTCTGCGATCATTAAAGGTATTGACTTTTCACTTGATGAGAAATGGCAAAATGGTCTTTGCGAAAGGCTAGGCTGGCCATTTCAGTTCCGTATGATTGGACCAGACGATTTGGATCTGACGGATTACGTGGATGTAATTCTGATCTTTGCTAAAATGAAATCTGTCGATGGAAAGGGCATTGAACACCATTTCGACAAGATCTTCGAGAAACTTCAACAGCAATATCCTTGGAAAATTGTCAATTATCCCTCCTACCGTAATGAGTATGATCGAAGTGCTGAAATTTGCATCACAAACAAATATGAAGCACTAATGAATGTTGACGACCAGCTAAGTGTGAGAAGTGATGATCCATCTCACAATAACATAGATGACCTGAGTGGAAGTGGCGAAGAAGATGACTTCCAACTTGTTCAAAGAAAGACGCGAAGGCGACGAAACCAACAATACTCTGCGCCATGCGAAGACCGTTCAAACTGCAAGAGAGGGCTTAATTGCAAGTACTATCACAGCGAAGATGAAAAGAAGTTCTTTAGAAATCCTGAAAGAATGTTACTTCAAGAGTAATTGCAAATATGGATCGTCCAAATGTCGCTATGCACACTCTAATAAAATGGGTTATTGCACTAAATGCCACAAATGGGGACACTTGCCGACAAAGTGCCAAACGAAAAACGgcgaaaattgaaattaattgaagCTAATCGGCACATTAGAATTTTACCCCGAGGCTTAAGCAGTCGTGGAAATACTTTACTGGTGACTAATAAACAACCATTACAAAAGCATATAATATAGCAGATATCATCGACTTGCAATTAACATCTCAAGATTCATCTCTAtcataaaaagttaaaaaacataaTTCACCTTCAGTAACAAGAAGTTTACGTGTCTCTGAACCGtctaaacatattttcaaagtttattacTCCGTCTGGCCCGCGAAATTAACTCCAAGCTGTACAGGGCAATTAAGAAGTACAATGCCCCACATTTTGTCCGGTTTACTTACGTAGTCGGAAATCGGGACTTTGTTTAGTTTGAGTAACACAGCCATGCAATAACACTCTTAATGCACGGTAGTGAATTCACGACTGCTGTGACAATACTACATTTTATATTATATGAAGTCACATTATCTCCATCGGTTAATTGGCATTATTTTACTGACCATAGCAAATGGAAATGGTGTTGCGCCATCTTAGAAATAATGCATGTCTGGCTTAGCAAGCTCGCCGGGTTTTAATCCAACATGGCGAAAGCGTGACAAAGGTCTGTGACCAAAAAACGGAATTATCTGTTTTGCATCTTGATTTTACGTTTTGTAACACTAACATGTTAGAGTAAACTGAGAGGAAATCAAGGTCTCTAAAGCGAGTATAAAAGCTCTTTGGTTTCAAGGAGTCGTTCTTTTTGTACATTGGTGATTTTCCTTATCTCGATCGGTTTTGCTCTTTTCTATCCTATTAAAGCGAATTTTGCAATCTCGAAGACTGGCCGATTTTAGCTGGTTTCTTTTCGCCTCAATTCCCACTATAGTGACAAAAAATTCGTTGCTATATCAACCGTATAAAACTTACGCGAAAGCAAGGAAACCTATATGCTAGAAAGAATCAGTCACACTGTCACGCAACTGAAAACCTTTCAAGACTCCTGGTCGTGATCAATGAGAATATTTCGCCAGAACAGAACCCTAAAAACATTTCTCAGTGACTGAGCATCTTAAGGGTGCGTTCtggtcaaaaaaaatttaaaatcgttATTTTTTTCGAAAATGTTTTGATGGCCTCTTTAGTTGGGCAAATCTGTCTAGTTTAAAGTTTTGATGTCAGTTTTTCCACTTCCAGTTTGCGAGTCAGTAAAAAATGAGGTTTTCTTagccttgtttttttgttgtttttcggTTTCCATGGCAACGGCTTCAAATTTTGCGTTATTTTTGCGATCGATGCGTTATAACTTGTTAAAACACGTTCCTACGGTCTGGTGTGACCAGAGTCCGTTCCACAGGTACAATCTTTTCGGTTCTAAGCTAGGTTACTAAGCCAATTCGGTTCTCGGCCAAAACACCGCGTTGCTCCATAATACTTTCGCACTGCTCCATAATACTTTCGCACTGCTCCATAATACTTTCGCACTGCTCCATAATACTTTCGCACTGCTCCATAATAATTTCGAATTACAATGCCAAAAGAAGGACGCAAACAAGCTGTTTTAAGGAAAAGTGTTtcgaaaaagcgaaaaagtgGTTTCAGAGGCACTTCAGTCCATGAATTAAAGCGCCAGAATAAAGAGAAACGGCCAAAAGTAGGAGTTACTTTCGTCGATGAAGACGATGTGGTCAGCGAGCTAATTCGTGTAATCTGTATGTAACGTATCTATCTTTCTAGCTACAATCTGCTTAACTTAATAGCTATGTTATGAAGTTTCTTaactgtttattttgttttggctCTTTTAGGCCATGTTGAGTTAGAAGAAGACTGTACAAGTAGATTTGGCTTGAGCAGTTCCATCTATGCCAGGTGTGATGAATGTGGAATGTCAGAACTACTTGCTACTGGATACCACAAATCTGATGCCACATTACCGAATACTATCCAAGGAAAAGATTTAAATCGGAGAGTTGTTTATGGTGCCTTTGAAATGGGTTTAGGAAGGGAAGGAATAGCCAAACTCTGCGAAGTGTTAGATATGCCTTTCAGTATTTCAATTGATACATGGTATAGACATGAGGATGCTCTCTTAGAAGCCCACACTGATGTCGTCCGAGAAGAACTGGCCAAGAACAGAGCTAAAGCTAGAAAACTTGCATTTCTAGAGATGGGTGAGGAAGATAACAATGAGAATGCAATAGCTGAAGTACCAGTGAGTTTTGATGGCACCTGGTCCAGGTGAGGCTATTCTGCCAATCACTGTGTAAGCTTCGTAATTTCAGCAGCATCTGGAAAAGTTCTTGACTTTGAGGTCATTTCTAAAGTCTGCAGTCAGTGTGACCAGAAAAAAGCCAATTGTACACAAGAGGCATTTGAGGATTGGTTGCAAACTCATGACTGTCAAGGCAGCTATGGTGGTTCCAGTCCAAGTATGGAAATGGAATGCGCTAAGCGATTATGGGGTAGGAGTGAACAATTTGGCTTAATGTACAAGTGGATGATATCTGATGAAGACTCAAAGTCTTATTCATCAATATGGAACATATATGGAGCATGTGACACTTGCAATTGCTTCGAGAAAATGGAACCAACATCTAAGGAGTACATTTCATGGACAGCTTCAAGTGATTACAAAGAATGGGAAGAGGGACATCTTCAAGGAACTGCTGATTGCAATCGAGTTATTAAACTTGATTGCATAGGCCATGTGCAGAAACATCTTGGAAAGGCCCTTTATGATTTCCAGAAGTCCACCACAAAACTGGAGGATGGCAAACCTGTTAAAGGTAGGAATGGAAGGCTGACCaaaactgaaatagaaaaacTTAAGAAATATTATGGAAAAGCTGTCCACAACAATGTCAATAGGGGCATCTCAACAACTGAAGAACGAGACAGAGCTGTGGCAAACATGAGAACAGAAATAAAGGCTGGCCTTTATCACTGTTTAAAGCTGCCATTAAAGGAAAGACATCAGTACTGCCCATCAAACTCTTGGTGCAAGTATAAGAAAGGTTTACCATGTCCAGACAAACCTCATCATCTTGAtccagtttttaaaaaatgtcttgaACCAATCTATGACAGACTGAGTGACCCTGCCCTCTTTGCAAGATGTTTGCCTGGCTACACACAGAATTCAAATGAATCTATAAATGCTTTGGTGTGGAATAAGTGCCCCAAGAGTAAATGGCATGGAAGAAAAAGAGTTCTGATGGCAACATGTTCTGCTAGTTTACACTTCAGCAGAGGTGCCTCCGTGAAGAACCAGGTCATGTTGAAGGCTGGACTGAATGTGGGGGTACATACAAGGAAAGAATTTAAGAGGAGAGATTCTAAAAGAGTAAAACAGGCTGAGGCAAGAGTGGACAAACAGTATAAGAACTACAGAATCATGAGGAGGCAGGCAAAACAAAGGGATGAAGAGCTGAGGTCCAACCGGGAAGGTGTGACATATGAGGCGGGAGGCTTCAATGATCTTGGACTGAACAGTGGACCatcaagaaagagaaaaaaaaaaatgaacagacATAAAAACCATTCCCTGGTGACATTTACTGCTGTTTGATATAGTATTATGGTGAAATATCAAAGCAAATCAGTAGTTGAGAGAATGGAagtcattttcattgttttttttatctcttttacaAATGTTTAAAGCTATTTTCTGAAAAATGGCCATTTTTCCTACTGCCAGTACTGCCCcctatttttttgtctcttagATTTAAGGTATGTTAGTCAAACTTGGCTCAAGTGTTTAACATATAGACTACTACAACTTAATGGGACAAAATTAGACCACATAAAGTAGAAGCATATTTACAGgcaaaaacataaattaaatggTCATGTGGTTGCCATGGCAACAATATCCGCCGTAACCAAATTTTGCCCCATTAGGTTGTAGTCCCTTTTATATAGAGTTGATGTGCCAAACATAAGtttatttattgcattttcattaGAAACAAAAGGGGGCAGTGTATCAAGtctaacaataatattttattttatagggTTAATAATTAACTCCAGAAATGCATGGTCAGCAATTTAAGATCAATATTGAAGAAGGCATAATCAGGTGCCTCTTTGGTGAAAATGTGAGCCATTTAGgctaaatattaaattttttatgaattttaaaagttgtggtcaCAATTGTCCTAGTTTTAGACCAGAATGATTTTAACCTCGGTTCCGGGGTCGCTCGTCTCCAGAGTACAGGAAGAAGATCAACCCAGGGATCAAGGTTTGAAGAGATTTGTCTTCCATTCTCATCATGCAATTTCAACTGCCGAATCGCTTCTACCGTATTTACCCTTGTATAATGCGCACTTTCTTTCTACgaaaataaccatcaaaatcgcggtgcgtattatacacggtttctattgtttttcaagtacgtcctaatttgcatacgttaaaaacacaagaaagaaagtaacaaacgCCATGTAGTAATTGGTCTTTATTGgcttgagttaaataatctaccgatgaaacattttcaatttcgatccacaaacacaacaaagaaagtaacgAAAGTCTCGTAGTAATTGGTCTTTATTAgcttgagttaaataatctactgaagaaacattttcaatttcgatccaTAAATAAATTAAGTAGAGTATTTAAGAAACAGCTGACGAGATAAACATTACGATCGTACCGTATTACTGTAATCACAAGCGATAAGAAATTCGAAATGGTAACGAAACTTTCCACTGCAAAACGTCAGTTGTAGGAAGAATTAACGTTTTTTCTGCTctgaaaacttttgtttatgaaaaatttggtcaaaaatcGGGGTGCGTATTATACATGGGCGCGTATTATACACGGGGAAATACGGTACTCGCAAAGTTTACAGGGAGGAACGGATAAGGGATCAGTCGTCAATAGAAGAGTATAAAGGTGCGGAGGGGGGGCGGGGGGGTAAGAGAATTGAGCGTTTCTTTATCTATAGGGCCatccccctcccttccccctctcCTCTTCACTAATTCTGCTCAACGTCAAACTTTTATACTTCAAATTCTGTTGATATTTGCACATTAAAACcatgcggggggggggggggggatacaGAATCTTATGGGGGATTGGAGTAGTTTGATTCAGACACGATCAAAATTCTCCGACCCCACCCCCTTCCCCGGCGAGTTACAAAGATCGATTCCTTTGTGAGAATTCTGTGGCATTAAGTTTATTTATATGCAATACTAGATATGCTAGCGGTTTCTTGGTTATTAAAATCATTGTCTCATGTTAGATctagatgaaaaggaaaacaaacaa from Pocillopora verrucosa isolate sample1 chromosome 8, ASM3666991v2, whole genome shotgun sequence includes these protein-coding regions:
- the LOC131780742 gene encoding uncharacterized protein; the encoded protein is MEMECAKRLWGRSEQFGLMYKWMISDEDSKSYSSIWNIYGACDTCNCFEKMEPTSKEYISWTASSDYKEWEEGHLQGTADCNRVIKLDCIGHVQKHLGKALYDFQKSTTKLEDGKPVKGRNGRLTKTEIEKLKKYYGKAVHNNVNRGISTTEERDRAVANMRTEIKAGLYHCLKLPLKERHQYCPSNSWCKYKKGLPCPDKPHHLDPVFKKCLEPIYDRLSDPALFARCLPGYTQNSNESINALVWNKCPKSKWHGRKRVLMATCSASLHFSRGASVKNQVMLKAGLNVGVHTRKEFKRRDSKRVKQAEARVDKQYKNYRIMRRQAKQRDEELRSNREGVTYEAGGFNDLGLNSGPSRKRKKKMNRHKNHSLVTFTAV